Below is a genomic region from Streptomyces roseoviridis.
GAAGATCGGCAAGGGCATCGACTTCGTCGACTACTTCAGCTCCGGCGTGTCCCTGCTGGTCAAGAAGGGCAACCCGCAGGGCGTCAACTCCCTCGACGACCTGTGCGGCAAGACCGTCGCCGTCCAGCGCGGCACGATCTACGAGGACACCTTCAAGGCGCAGGCCGCGAAGTGCGGCGCCAAGAAGCTCACCATCCAGGCCTTCGACACCGACGCCGAGGCCCAGACCCGCGTCAAGGCCGGCGGCGCCGTCGCCGACCTGAACGACTACCCGGTGGCCGCGTACATCGCGAAGACCTCCGGCGGCGGCAACGACTTCGAGGTCGTCGGCAGCCAGAGCGACGTCGGCCTCTTCGGCATCGGCGTGTCCAAGGACGAGCCGCAGCTGCGCGACGCCGTCAAGGAGGCGCTCGACGCGATCATCAAGGACGGCTCCTACGCCGAGGTCCTGAAGAAGTGGAACGTCGAGGGCAGCGCCGTGAAGTCGGCGACGATCAACGCCGGCAAGTGATCCCCTCGCTCCTCGCTCCACTGAAGGGCAGTCGTCGTGACTGACAAGATCTCCAAGGACCCGGCCGCCGCACCGGCCGGGTCCGGCCCCTCGGCCTCGCCCTACGAGGCGATCAAGGCCATCCCCGTACGCCACTACGGCCGCTGGATCAGCGGTGTCGTGGTCGTCGTCCTCCTCGGATGGCTGCTCTACGCCTTCTCCCAGGGCAACATCATCTGGGACACGGTGTGGGACAAGCTCTTCGACACGTCGATCCTCGACGGCCTCGTCAACACCGTGATCATCAGCGTCGCCTCCATGGCGCTCGGCCTGGTCCTCGGCATCGTCTTCGCGGTGATGCGCCTGTCGAAGAACCCGGTCACCGGCGCGGTCGCCTGGCTCTACATCTGGTTCTTCCGCGGCACCCCGGTGTACGTGCAGCTGCTGGTCTGGTTCAACCTGTCGCTGATCTTCGAGTACATCAACCTCGGGCCGATCTACAAGAACGAGACCGTCGACGTCATGACGCCGTTCATGGTCGCGCTGCTCGGTCTCGGCCTCAACGAGGGCGCCTACATGGCGGAGATCGTCCGCGCGGGCATCCAGTCGGTCGACGAGGGCCAGACCGAGGCGGCGCACGCGCTCGGCATGTCCCAGACGAAGACCATGGGACGGATCGTCCTCCCGCAGGCCATGCGGGTGATCGTGCCGCCGACGGGCAACGAGTTCATCAACATGCTGAAGACCTCGTCGCTGGTCTCGGCCGTGCAGTACACCGAACTGCTGCGCGCGTCCTCGAACATCGGCTCCACGGCCGGCGCCGTGATGGAGATGCTCTTCGTGGCCTCGATCTGGTACCTGGCGCTGACCAGCGTGTTCAGCGTCGGCCAGTACTACCTGGAGCGTCGCTTCTCCCGCGGTTCCCTCCGCACCCTGCCGCCCACCCCCTGGCAGCGGGTCAAGAAGAACCTGACCACGTTCAAGCGTTCCCCGGAGATGTCAGCATGACCGAGCCCATGGTCAAGGCCGAAGGCGTCCACAAGTCCTACGGCGCCGCGCACATCCTCCGCGGCATCGACCTCGAGGTGCAGAACGGGGAGGTGTTCTGCCTGGTCGGCCCGTCCGGGTCCGGCAAGTCCACCTTCCTGCGCTGCATCAACCACCTGGAGCGCATCGACGGCGGCCGGCTCTCGGTCGACGGGCAGCTCGTCGGCTACCGCCAGAAGGGCGACAAGCTCTACGAGCTGAAGGACAGCGAGGTCGCCGCCCAGCGCCGGGACATCGGCATGGTCTTCCAGCGCTTCAACCTCTTCCCCCACATGACGGCCCTCGGCAACGTGATGGAGGCGCCCGTCCAGGTGAAGGGCGAGTCCAAGGCGGTGGCACGCGAGCGCGCCGAGCGCCTGCTCGACCGGGTCGGCCTGCGCGACCGCATGGGCAACTACCCCTCGCAGCTCTCCGGCGGCCAGCAGCAGCGCGTGGCCATCGCCCGCGCGCTGGCGATGGAGCCCAAGCTGATGCTCTTCGACGAGCCGACCTCGGCCCTCGACCCCGAGCTGGTCGGTGACGTCCTCGACGTCATGCGCGACCTCGCCGAGTCGGGCATGACGATGATCGTCGTCACCCACGAGATGGGCTTCGCCCGCGAGGTCGGCGACTCCCTGGTGTTCATGGACGGCGGCGTCGTCGTCGAATCCGGCAACCCCCGCGACGTCCTCACCAACCCCCAGCACGACCGGACCAAGGCATTCCTCTCCAAGGTCCTCTGAGCCCGACACGAAAGGGGCGGTACGGGCACCACGCCCGTACCGCCCCTTCGTCGTACGGCCGCTACCTCACGGCGAGCAGCAGGGTGTCGGAGGGCGAGGCCCAGACCGGCCGGGCCTCGCCGAAGCCGGCCGCGCGCAGCGCGTCGGCGTGCCAGCGCGGGGCGGGCATGTCGCCGTCGGCGTGCTCGCCGTAGATCTCGAAGCGGCGGGCGGTGGGCTCGGCGAGGACCGGATCGGCGGCGGCGACCGCCCACCAGTCGGCCCAGTCCAGGACGCCGGCGGCCTTCTCGCGGTCCATCCGGGCGTGGCGCTGCGCGCGCTCGGCGGCGTTGATGCGGGGGGTGGTCTCGTCGATCATGCGGTCGGCGTTCATGAAGACGCCGCCCTCGCGCACCAGCCCGGCCAGCTGCCCGTAGAGGGCCGCCAGGGGCTCGCTGTGCAGCCAGTGCAGGGCGGTGGCGGTCAGGACGGCGTCGTACGCGTCGTGGGGCAGGGCGGCGGTCCAGGCGGGGTCCTTGAGGTCCGCGGTCACCAGGGTGACGCGCGGGTCGCCGTCGAAGTACCCCTCGGCGATGGCCAGGAGGGCCGGGTCGAGGTCGACGCCGGTGCTGGTGGCGTTCGGGAACCGCTTGAGGAGCCGGTCCGTGATACTTCCCGTACCGCAGGCGAGGTCGAGGACGCGGGGCTCGGGCCCCACGAGCGCCTCGACCATGTCGAGCATCACGCGGAACCGCTCCTCGCGGTCCGGCATGTACCACTCCTGCTGACGGTCCCAGCTCTGCTGCCAGGCCGTCCAGTCGGTTCCGGTCGTCGCCGCGTCCGTCATGGCCCTCACCTCACCCTCGTCGTAATACCCTCGAAGGGAAAGCGTCGCTTACCCTTCGCCGCCCCGACCCTAGCCCGCCAGAGTAAGGACTACAAGTGGAACTGGCCTATTACTCGGATTACGCCGTGCGTCTGGTCAACACCGAGGAACCGGTCCGCGCGAAGGACTCCCTCACCTCCGTCGAGGCGGTCCGCGAGCTCTTCGGCGCGGCCTCCCAGATGGCCCGGCGAGTGACGGACGCCGACGTGACCCGCTTCCGCTCGGTCCGCGGCCGGCTGCGCGCGGTCTTCACCGCGGCCGACGAGGGCGACCACACCCAAGCCGTCGACCTGCTGAACTCCCTCCTCCTGGAGTTCCCGGTCAGCCCGCAGATCTCCGGCCACGACCACCTCGACGAGGAGGGCCGGCCCCGCTGGCACATGCACCTCGCCGATCATCCGTCGAACGCGACCGCGGGCTACGCCGCCATCGCCGCGATGGGCCTCGCCTTCCACCTCACGGAGTTCGGCGCCGACCGTCTCGGCCTGTGCCAGGCCGCGCCCTGCCGCAACGCCTACCTCGACACCTCGACCAACCGCTCGCGCCGCTACTGCTCCGACCGCTGCGCCACCCGCGCCAACGTGGCCGCCTACCGGGCCCGCAAGCGCCAGGAGGCCGAGCGGACCGGCCGGACGCAGGAGAAGAGCCAGGAGAGCACCACCCCGGCCGACCGCTGACGCCCGGGGGTGACGGGCCGGTAGCGCGCCCGCACCCGGCCGAGCACGAGCGACGGCGGTACGACCCCGAACACCCGGCTGTCGCCCTCCGTGTCCGGGTTGTCCCCCAGCACCCACCAGCCGCCGTCCCTCCGTTCGGCCAGCCGCTTCACGATGAGCAGATCCTGCTGCAACGGATGCCGCAGCACGGCCACGTCCCCCGGCCGCAACCGCGCCCCGTAGTGCACGAAAAGCCGATCGCCGTGCAGCAGCGTGGGCACCATCGACACCCCCGTGACCTCGGCGATCCCGAACGGGGCCCCGGTCTCCTGCCCCGGCTCTCGCCCCGACTCCACCATTCGGCACCTCCCGGTCCGATCGTCCACGAGTCCCATGCCGACCCTGGACTTTTGTCCTAAGCCCCAGGGGGCGCTCGCGAAATCGCGCTTCTCACGGAGTAATGTCCCACCTGAGAAGACGATCACGAGGAAGGACAGCAGCATGCTCTCCCGCCTGTTTGCCCCCAAGGTGAAGGTCAGCGCCCACTGCGACCTCCCCTGCGGCGTTTACGACCCGGCCCAGGCCCGCATCGAGGCCGAGTCGGTCAAGGCCGTCCAGGAGAAGTACCAGGCGAACGAGGACCCGCACTTCCGGGCCCGCGCCACGGTCATCAAGGAGCAGCGCGCGGAGCTCGCCAAGCACCACGTCTCGGTGCTGTGGAGCGACTACTTCAAGCCCCCGCACTTCGAGAAGTACCCCGAGCTGCACACGCTCATCAACGACACCCTGAAGGCCCTGTCGACGGCGAAGGCCTCGACGGACCCGAAGACGGGCGAGAAGGCGCTGGAGCTCATCGCCGAGATCGACCGCATCTTCTGGGAGACGAAGAAGGCCTGACCTTCCTTCTGCTCCGCCGTGAAGGGGCCCGACCGCGTGGCGGTGGGGCCCCTTCCGCACGGGGCACCGGCGCGCCCTCGACCGCGCATCAGGGCGTGCCCTCCCCCGGCCGACCGGGCTGCCCGTGTTCCCATCGGCTACTGGTTCGGCGCTACAACCGGTGCCGGCATGGCGAGCGCGCGGCCGAGGGCTGCGCAGACGGGGGCGGCGAAGTCGGGGATGTGGACGGCTGACCAGGTGGTGGCCAGCCGGAGGAAGGCCGCCAGGTCGCGCTCCGCGTCGGCGAGGAGGCTCGGCAGGTCGGCCAGGGGCACCTCGATGGTCGGGCTGTTCGGCTGCTCGGTGTCCACG
It encodes:
- a CDS encoding ABC transporter substrate-binding protein: MTARSTRCTTAAKTRTSRLAAVAAIAVAGSMLLTACGDQTEGGSTKEGGDSTAAASKAPLFSKLPADIQKAGVIKVGTDASYAPMEFTEGGKIVGVDPDIAQALSKQLGVEFKFTSGTFDGLITSIYTGRQDLIMSSMTDNKKRQEGLDDSGKKIGKGIDFVDYFSSGVSLLVKKGNPQGVNSLDDLCGKTVAVQRGTIYEDTFKAQAAKCGAKKLTIQAFDTDAEAQTRVKAGGAVADLNDYPVAAYIAKTSGGGNDFEVVGSQSDVGLFGIGVSKDEPQLRDAVKEALDAIIKDGSYAEVLKKWNVEGSAVKSATINAGK
- a CDS encoding class I SAM-dependent methyltransferase; this encodes MTDAATTGTDWTAWQQSWDRQQEWYMPDREERFRVMLDMVEALVGPEPRVLDLACGTGSITDRLLKRFPNATSTGVDLDPALLAIAEGYFDGDPRVTLVTADLKDPAWTAALPHDAYDAVLTATALHWLHSEPLAALYGQLAGLVREGGVFMNADRMIDETTPRINAAERAQRHARMDREKAAGVLDWADWWAVAAADPVLAEPTARRFEIYGEHADGDMPAPRWHADALRAAGFGEARPVWASPSDTLLLAVR
- the sodX gene encoding nickel-type superoxide dismutase maturation protease; the protein is MVESGREPGQETGAPFGIAEVTGVSMVPTLLHGDRLFVHYGARLRPGDVAVLRHPLQQDLLIVKRLAERRDGGWWVLGDNPDTEGDSRVFGVVPPSLVLGRVRARYRPVTPGRQRSAGVVLSWLFSCVRPVRSASWRLRAR
- a CDS encoding amino acid ABC transporter permease codes for the protein MTDKISKDPAAAPAGSGPSASPYEAIKAIPVRHYGRWISGVVVVVLLGWLLYAFSQGNIIWDTVWDKLFDTSILDGLVNTVIISVASMALGLVLGIVFAVMRLSKNPVTGAVAWLYIWFFRGTPVYVQLLVWFNLSLIFEYINLGPIYKNETVDVMTPFMVALLGLGLNEGAYMAEIVRAGIQSVDEGQTEAAHALGMSQTKTMGRIVLPQAMRVIVPPTGNEFINMLKTSSLVSAVQYTELLRASSNIGSTAGAVMEMLFVASIWYLALTSVFSVGQYYLERRFSRGSLRTLPPTPWQRVKKNLTTFKRSPEMSA
- a CDS encoding CGNR zinc finger domain-containing protein, which translates into the protein MELAYYSDYAVRLVNTEEPVRAKDSLTSVEAVRELFGAASQMARRVTDADVTRFRSVRGRLRAVFTAADEGDHTQAVDLLNSLLLEFPVSPQISGHDHLDEEGRPRWHMHLADHPSNATAGYAAIAAMGLAFHLTEFGADRLGLCQAAPCRNAYLDTSTNRSRRYCSDRCATRANVAAYRARKRQEAERTGRTQEKSQESTTPADR
- a CDS encoding amino acid ABC transporter ATP-binding protein; protein product: MTEPMVKAEGVHKSYGAAHILRGIDLEVQNGEVFCLVGPSGSGKSTFLRCINHLERIDGGRLSVDGQLVGYRQKGDKLYELKDSEVAAQRRDIGMVFQRFNLFPHMTALGNVMEAPVQVKGESKAVARERAERLLDRVGLRDRMGNYPSQLSGGQQQRVAIARALAMEPKLMLFDEPTSALDPELVGDVLDVMRDLAESGMTMIVVTHEMGFAREVGDSLVFMDGGVVVESGNPRDVLTNPQHDRTKAFLSKVL
- the sodN gene encoding superoxide dismutase, Ni, yielding MLSRLFAPKVKVSAHCDLPCGVYDPAQARIEAESVKAVQEKYQANEDPHFRARATVIKEQRAELAKHHVSVLWSDYFKPPHFEKYPELHTLINDTLKALSTAKASTDPKTGEKALELIAEIDRIFWETKKA